In Citrus sinensis cultivar Valencia sweet orange chromosome 2, DVS_A1.0, whole genome shotgun sequence, a single genomic region encodes these proteins:
- the LOC102624735 gene encoding uncharacterized protein LOC102624735: protein MGKEGVDKFSTKIIKNLSWKKVLEFGCRVFDPTCTPSDLKDKRRNITAKKSSAISRRHSSAPKTIKEREIMCSASWIFFQYSLNCFASGPKEWKLLCCTWHMLGTNKENRAILKVQSGRL, encoded by the exons atgggGAAG GAAGGAGTGGACAAGTTttcaactaaaataattaaaaatctttcTTGGAAGAAAGTTTTGGAATTTGGTTGTCGTGTTTTTGATCCTACTTGTACTCCATCTGATCTCAAGGATAAACGGAGGAACATTACGGCCAAAAAGTCCTCAGCAATCAGCAGAAG aCATTCCAGCGCTCCTAAAACCATCAAGGAAAGGGAAATAATGTGCAGCGCCAGTTGGATCTTCTTTCAGTATTCTTTGAATTGTTTTGCCAGCGGGCCCAAGGAATGGAAATTGCTGTGTTGCACATGGCACATGCTGGGTACTAACAAAGAAAACAGAGCAATTTTG AAAGTTCAATCCGGCAGACTATGA